The genomic interval GTTCCAGTAGAAATCATGAGGGATGTTCCGGCTGAATTCACATCAGGAAAGCAACAGAGGGCCTATTGGGCTTTCACTGTTCAGGGTGTGAAATATGGGTCGTCGGGAGAAGAGGCAGCTGCTCTCAAGACCGATGACAACCCATGGCAAGTCTTCGTGGACACTGGAAACGACTTCTCTATCCTTCCTGAGGCAGTCGTGGACCCCGTGAACAAGCAATTCTCGCCCCCAGGCGTCTGGAATGACAAGCTGAAGGTGTACGTGGTCGATTGTGATGCAAAGGCGCCTGAATTCGGTGTGACGATTGGGGACCAAACCTTTTACCATGCCGCGGAAGATCTCATCTATGAGGTTGGAGAGGGCGTCTGCGTCTCGAGTTTGTTGCCGGCAGAGAAGGTGGGGATGAAATACGTCGTGGTATACATCTTGGGAGCGCCCTTCTACAAGAATGTTATCGCGGTGCATGATTTTGGAAAGAATGAGTTGAGGTTTGCCCAGAAATGATGCGCGGATTCTTCTGCAGGAGAGCGATGGAATGCCTTCTCTGTCCGTCACATTATGCGGCATTCTCGACTTTGACGATTATGTACAATTCCCGGGAAGATTGGCCGATGATCctgattataaatatagtattagttaATGAGTCGGAACGATTTAATTAAATGAAGCCCTCGAGAAGGGGTTTTCTGTTCCCCTAGACGCAACGGAGAACGTACTGATGTAGGTATCAGGCCATAGCATCATCTTTGTAGCATGGTCATTGGCCAGTTAATAGAGCCACCATACCTAGAtggatgtactccgtagagcGATGTACCGTCTCAGGTCTGATAGTTGAAGGGTCGTTCGTGGCACCCACTCATCCTCCGTAAATCAGATCAACCCGGAAGCACGTGTGAGCTAACCACATTCTAACCAGGCCCTATGAATCCCTCTCTCGAGTGTCCTTCAATATACACAATCACGTATCTAATCAAATCGACGTGATGATTGTGGCCAATCAATACCCTCTATAGTCTGTAATCTCCTCACCTGtttcatattcttctttaTGAGAACTGGAAGTACTCTATCAGATATGTTGTATGATGAATACACCTAATCATACAAGACAAACGCAACTCGCGACCAACTGGTAAGTTTGATCGAGTGCGCAGTCGACtgaatatagaaagaatcGTCATGCATCTTGTTCGGGCAGCGGAAAAAGGCCGACAGGTCTTCGGTGTTGAGACCGATGGGGGTGCTACGGGAATATGTACATCCTAGTATCCGGTCATCCGATCCGCATAACTGGTAAGCATACATGTGCTGGATTGAAAGGCATTATGGACAAGCTGTGACGATAGGGTTATCGCGATGGGTCCATCTGCAAGCGGCAATGATTCAGCGCTATACAAAAGTCAACCATGATTGGGCTCTCTTGGCATCCAGTGGAGACACTGAGTCATTGCTTGTCGTCAACAATGGCAAATGAAGCTCCTTTTCCGACTCTTTGCCACGGATTCTGGATGAGTAAACGTGGTTGTGGGCATTTCCACAATGCCTTGTTATGTACACTAGTCACGCATCAATCTCTACCGGTTCAATTGATTATGCACTATATGTAGATCTGAGTTATCCTTGGGAAATCCCTTCGGAAACTCAGCTGGAATGCACCGAATTTGTACATGATTCAACCAAATAAACTACAAGCCCATTGAACTTTCGTGATAGACGGATTATTGTTCAGGGATAGACTCAACAGGTGGCTTAGTGGGTACAAGTATCGGTCAAGACTCGCTGGATCTAGACGACGGTCACGGCTTTGATCCGATATCTCAAGCCTTGGTTGACACGAGGAGTTATGAAGGCTTGGCTGGTATAAGCACAAGTAGAGCTCCACTTGCTGGAAATAAATTTAAGATGTATTCATACATCATGTCGGCTCCTGGGGTTCCGAACCGATGCTTACAGTCcagatattattttttttctttctttcttttcttttctgcctGCTCGAATCCTTTAAAAACCAGTCACTcgtttctttccatttcctgtGTATACTATTCTTTCATAGCACGGCCTGTCTAACCATTCATTACCTACTTACACATAATCCCTGGCTACGTGGATGGCTCGATCGAGTTAAGATATCTCACCTCTACCATGGAATCCGCCGACTGTAAGGAATCAAACTCAAGCGCCACAACCATGACGGAGAAGGAGCCCGGACGTGAACAGCCGGACCTGGAGCAGGGCAAGACACAGACGGCAGAAACATCTCACCTCTACCCTGAAACAGACCTCGACCGCGGAGTTGTGGGATGGGAAGGACAAGATGATCCTGCGAATCCGCTCAACTTCGCCCCCGGCAAGAAATGGGCTCTACTGGGGCTCATCAGCGCATTTACCTTCGTTAGTCCGCTTGCGTCGAGCATGTTCTCCCCAGCCGTCAGCTATATGGCTGCCGACTTCAAAGAAACCGATGAAACGATCATTTCATTTACCGTCAGCATCTACCTTCTGGGTTATGTGGTATGGTTCTGTTTGCGTGTCTGATTGCAAAATTAAGGGAGTTCGTAGCTGACTAGATATGATGCCTCACAGTTCGGTCCCCTAGTTCTAGCCCCGCTAAGTGAGATCTACGGACGACGGATCGTCCTCAGCATATCGAACTGGTTCTTTGTCGTCTGGCAAATTGGATGTGCGCTCGCCCCGAATATTGCATCTTTGATCGTGTTTCGGCTCTTCGCAGGGGTCGGAGGATCAGCATGCCTAACGTTAGGTGCGGGGGTCATCGCAGATCTCTTTGAGCCCCAGCAACGAGGAAAGGCAACATCCATTTGGGGGGTGGGACCTCTGATCGGTCCGGTCGCGGGTCCCATAGCCGGAGGCTTTCTCGGTGAAGAAGTCGGCTGGCGGTGGGTGTTTTGGGTGCTGTTGATTGTGGGAGGGGCTACGGCATTGGGAATTGAGATCCTCAACCGGGAGACGTACGCCCCCGTCATCATCCGGCGGAAAACCGCCAAGCTATCCAAGGAGCTGGGGCGAACGGACCTACGCAGCGCATACGAGCTCAATAGAGGGCAAGCCTCCACAGGTCAATTTCTGAAACAAAGTCTGGTGCGGCCTATGTTGCTGTTAGTCAAGTCGCCAATTGTGTTACTGCTGTCGACGTATATGTCTCTCATCTATGGCCTTCTCTATCTGTTCTTCACGACCATTTCGAGCGTCTTCACGGAACAGTATGGGTTCTCAACCGGCCTGTCTGGCTTGGCTTATTTGGGTATCGGTGTCGGCTTCATGCTTGGTCTTGTCTTTGTAGCGGGCACGAACGACCGGATCATGCTGAAGCTCGCAGCTCGAAATGGAGGCAAGACTGAGCCGGAGATGCGACTCCCCTTGAtgatcatcttctcctgTATCCTGCCTatcagcttcttctggtaTGGCTGGACGGCCGACAAGCATGTCCACTGGATTGTACCCATTATTGGAATGGCACCGTTTGGCATCGGAATGATGGGTGTTTATCTTCCTATCCAGACATACATCATCGATTCCTATCCCGCCTACGCCGCATCAGCGAACGCAACCTTGACGGCGACACGATCTCTCGTGGGTGCATTGCTTCCCTTGGCCGGACCGTCGATGTTCGAAGCGCTTGGCCTTGGCTGGGGGAATTCCCTCCTCGGATTTCTGGCACTGGCTTTCGTTCCGATCCCTATCGTGTTTACCAAGTGGGGCAAGCTCATCAGAGAGAAATACCCCGTAAATTTCGACAAGGCCAACGCTTGATGTTGGCCTGTTGGTCATGAGCATCACACAGCTACCATCGCACACATACATATAGAGTCCCCAAAGTCGGTGGATACATAATAAGCATAGACCTGTACATACTTGCAACGagctttttaaaaagaataattatagaCCAAGGTCACTTTTCACCCTGCTAGAATTCTTTGTCCACGAGTTCACAAGTGATAGCCCCGAGATCAACTCCCGCAAAAAGTTGAGGATATCTTTGCATAAACTCGGGTGTAATACCCCATCCCGTTTCACTCATGAATGTTTCAAAAAACCTTTCTTTTATACACAGCTCGTTGTGCGAGTTCCGCTCAAGGATGCTCTCACCCCAGGGCCACCGAACCTTGACACAGCACGAGAACAACCCAAAAAGGTCGTCGCGCATATCGCGGAACATATCCCAGTGTCGAATCAGATTCACTCGGACTTGCGGCCAGGGTATATTATCAAGCACCATGGGATGTGGAATCTGGAGCTGGTCGGGGACCGGGCGCAGAAAGGGTGGGACGTTTGCGTAGGTGGCAGGACTGGGCGATACGATCCATCGTGCTAGATGATAGCATAGCCACCCGACGGCTAGACGTTCGGGGTCACGGATCGGGCGTCTCTGTGTGGCTTTGTAGATCATGTTCGCGAGATAATTTGTATTTGTGCCGTAGAGTAGGTCTagtggagaggaaggggagtCGGGGCATAGCGCTATTCGCTCCGGATATTCAAACCAAGCACAGGAAATGGTTTGCGGGTTCAAGAAGTTGTCTTCGTGCAGAGGGAGTTGTTTCCATGCGAGATTGGTGTCCGCCGTTCGGGGTTCCCTAGCGAGTGTCTGTGGGTAAGGGGCTTGCTGATGGCTTGAATCACCACTGACCAGTAGTGAGGATGGGCTTGGATCAGCGCGTGGTGTATTGTTTCTGGTCGATTGTATCGGATTTGAACTAGAATCGCTGTTGTTCATGATCTCTCTTGGGATTGCGATGAACCCCGGTGAACGCTGATCGGAAGATCCATGCATATTGGCCGAAATTTCAGCTGGGCTTGCATCCCAGGAACTGACAAGGAGCTTCAAGTGTTCTTGACGTGACCGAAGGGTTTCATTTTGCTTTCGCAGACCGGTGATTACCTGTAGAAGGCGCTGTATTCCTTGATCGTCATGGTGTTCCCGACAATGAGCAACTTCTTTCTCGAGTACGGCCATCTGCTGTGAGCGCTTGCTGCGAAGGTTCTGTTGTGCGCGTCTATCGCGTAATCGTTTTTTCTCCACCGATGACATTGTCATTAGCGATCCGGAGGTGGTAGGAGTGGGTTGGTTGGCTGGTCGGAGGTAAGGTGGGGAGGCTTAACGGCGTGGTTCTGATGGAAAGGTCATTGCCGAGAGGAAGAGCTCCAGAAGATCTGATAATTCAGCGGAGTCGCAAACccttacggagtatagtTGAAGCCCCACGTTGAGAGGGGACTCTCTTGTGTCTAGAACAAATATGAAGTCTTGTAAGTTGATTGaacttacggagtacctaAGCTCCAGTAGCTTTCCACTTCTGGCAGGACTGGGACTAACTGTAAAGGGAAGGCGGAACTTAGGCTTAGTTAGGCTTAGCCTCCTGTCAAAATGAAGTATTGACGATATCCGTATTTTCCAGACAAACTCTCACATTGAGCCACTTACTACAACGGTATCTTCCTCTCGTAGCGAAAAGTCCAACAAAGATTCAGTGATAAATACACAATCAAGCACTGCTTTTCCCGTGGAATACCTTCCGGCCTCCAAGACACTATATGCGATATTGACTCCAAGTTCCATGGAACCGGCCCGTGGGCACCATGTGACCTCAGCTTAAGCTGACGGACTGACAAGCTACTTAGAAGGTTCCTCCTCGCTTGCTTCTCCCTCCCGTCGCGGGGCCAAAGAATATTCCGTATGCATGGGGCATGAGAATTTCAGCCACCATTACTTCTTCATTTCACCACGTGCGCCTGGGGTTTCTGCTGGGTGGACCAATCACAGTGCCATACGCCCCAAGTGCCCCGATGTGGGGATCATAAAACGCATCTAACCGAAGCTACGAAGCTGGTTGGGGACCACTTAGCAACCTCTAGTCAGCCCTAATGCGAGTAAGTACCATTCTGTTGCCGCTGGGAGCGATAGATTAGTGTACTCGGTTCGTTATAAATACAAGGCTAGCCAGTGTGTCAGTGGATGGGGACCTGAGACTGGCGCGAACCATTACTCCGCAGTACGCCATCACTGCTTAGGATGCTTCTGCCCTACTATCTTCTAGCAGCTGCCGCTACGGTCATGGCATCGCCGACGGTGTACCTCATCCGACATGGAGAGAAGCCAGATGATGGCGGCAACGGTCTCAGCGCTCAGGGGGTTCAACGCGCTCAATGTCTCCGATCCGTCTTTGGCAAGGATTCTAAGTACAATATTGGCTATATAATGGCACAAACACCCAAGAAGAGTATGTTCGATATCAAACGACGAGTCGTTCCCGATGTGTTCAGAATCGCTAACAGACTGCTACAGGCGGCAAGCGGACCCGTCCCTATGAGACGGTTCTTCCCTTGGCTGAGGACTTGGGTCTTACTGTGGATACTTCTTGCGATCGCGACGACCCCAAGTGTGTGAAGAAGGCTGTCGAAAAATACAAAGGAGACGGGAATATTTTGATCTGCTGGCAGCATGAGGCGCTCACGGATATCGTGAAGAAACTCGGAGCTAAGGATGCACCGGAGTATCCAAGTGACAGGTACGGAAGCCCGTTTCCTtaccctttcccttctcggATAGAAAGCACCACAATTGAAATGATTTCAAATGATTCAAATGATTTCAGCGTGCAAGATAACTAGCGATCTTCTACTGACACCATATGATAGATTCGACTTAATTTGGACTGACCCTTCGCCATACACAAAGATCACGGAGACTACGAGTGAGCAGTGTCCGGGACTGGACAGTTAAGTATCAGATATGTTGAAAAGTATTCCCCGAGTTGCGCTCTTTTTTCATGATATCGTACCAGCGGTTATGGCTTTTGAATATCATTGTTGGCATTCGATGCCCGTTACGCTTTTGTTATTACTGCAGTTTTATTTGCCCCAATGATTACGGTGGATTATTTAACTTGAACTTTGAATATCTGGGCCGTCTGCACAGGCAGGCATAGAGGGAAAATTGTGCCTATAGATTATGCATCAGGCAAATACATTGTTTGTAAATTGGGATCTCGACTCAACGGCAAAGCAACGGATGTATGAGTGTTATGTGTATCATGGAACCTCCTGCGATTGACCACTTAACCTGGAACAGGGTTACAGTCTACACATCGCCTACTCATCGTTCGTTGTAAAACATGTCAGAGACCTGCCGAGACGACGTGTCAGACAACCGCGAAGAGGATACTGCCAAGCCGGTGCGACTTGCAACGACAGGGACCAGGGTTACATTGAGGCAAATTAATCCCGCGTTATGTTTCGAGACtatttctcttccaagaaggGATCTTCTACTAAGTGCCGATATTATAAAGCTTGGCAGGGCGGGTTCCCTACGGACCCCCGGCGGGGAATCCCTGATGTGTCCTTGCTTTCTCATCTGATAGGCTTGGAGACAGTAGATCTTCATCACCTCCGATTTCCCTCCTCAAGATCCCATGACTTAAGGTTACAATGGCCTCTGCAGACACAGCTTACTTCCCGGCATTATAGGAAGGTCGAGAGGTGCCAAGTGTTGCCAAGCAGCTCCTCATATCTTGCATCATACTTGGCCCGGAATATTCTATGGCGTCAAATGTAATACACCGTACCTTGCCTTGTGACTACTTTGCTGGTCTATAAAACCTTGAGTTCCGTCTTTCCATAATGTGGATCTTTCCCTCAGAATCAGTCTCCCTCGGCTACTCGAGCATTCCGTTCGTATCGACTTGGTGGTACACGCTTTCGTTCTCTCAAGATGCGTTTCCTCCCCTGCATCGCGACTTTGGCAGCCACGGCCTCTGCCCTTGCTATTGGAGACCATGTACGCTCGGACGATCAGTATGTCCTAGAACTCGCCCCGGGACAAACGAAAGTTGTGACGGAAGCAGAGAAATGGGCTCTGAGAGCTGTACGATGAAGTATCCTTTTAAAGTTGACGCCCAGCATCCCACTAATGAGATTGAGCAGGAGGGCAAGCGTTTCTTCGATATAACCGAACGGGCCAGTAGCCTGGAACTCGCATCgaacaagaaacaaaagctcGCGGTTACCTACCCCGATTCCGTGCAACACAACGAGACCGTGCAAAATCTGATCAAGTCGCTCGACAAAAAGAACTTCGAAACCGTTCTCCAGCCGTTCTCGGAGTTCCACAATCGCTATTACAAGAGCGACAATGGCAAGAAATCATCCGAGTGGCTGCAAGGCAAGATTCAGGAAATCATCTCCGCCAGTGGAGCAAAGGGAGTCACTGTGGAGCCTTTCAAACACTCCTTCCCGCAGTCGAGTCTGATTGCGAAAATCCCCGGCAAGAGTGACAAGACCATCGTGCTTGGAGCGCATCAGGACTCCATCAACCTTGATTCACCCTCAGAGGGCCGTGCACCGGGAGCTGGTAAGTAGTTTGCACGTCCTCTCCATCATGAACTATCATAAAGCATCATGATGCTAACAGAGACGCGTGGTTAGATGACGATGGATCCGGCGTTGTTACCATTCTCGAAGCCTTCCGCGTTCTCCTGACGGACGAGAAGGTCGCAGCCGGTGAGGCTCCGAACACCGTTGAGTTCCACTTCTATGCCGGAGAGGAGGGTGGTCTGCTGGGAAGTCAGGACATCTTCGAGCAGTACTCGCAGAAAAGCCGAGACGTGAAAGCCATGCTTCAACAGGATATGACGGGTTATACTAAAGGCACAACCGATGCTGGAAAGCCGGAGTCGATCGGTATCATCACTGACAATGTCGATGAGAACCTGACCAAGTTCCTGAAGGTCATTGTCGATGCTGTAAGTCCCATTCCTGTTTTTGATAGTCCCTCCATGCTTACAGAGGATACTTGTAGTATTGCACTATCCCGACC from Aspergillus flavus chromosome 7, complete sequence carries:
- a CDS encoding synaptic vesicle transporter (unnamed protein product), which encodes MESADCKESNSSATTMTEKEPGREQPDLEQGKTQTAETSHLYPETDLDRGVVGWEGQDDPANPLNFAPGKKWALLGLISAFTFVSPLASSMFSPAVSYMAADFKETDETIISFTVSIYLLGYVFGPLVLAPLSEIYGRRIVLSISNWFFVVWQIGCALAPNIASLIVFRLFAGVGGSACLTLGAGVIADLFEPQQRGKATSIWGVGPLIGPVAGPIAGGFLGEEVGWRWVFWVLLIVGGATALGIEILNRETYAPVIIRRKTAKLSKELGRTDLRSAYELNRGQASTGQFLKQSLVRPMLLLVKSPIVLLLSTYMSLIYGLLYLFFTTISSVFTEQYGFSTGLSGLAYLGIGVGFMLGLVFVAGTNDRIMLKLAARNGGKTEPEMRLPLMIIFSCILPISFFWYGWTADKHVHWIVPIIGMAPFGIGMMGVYLPIQTYIIDSYPAYAASANATLTATRSLVGALLPLAGPSMFEALGLGWGNSLLGFLALAFVPIPIVFTKWGKLIREKYPVNFDKANA
- a CDS encoding uncharacterized protein (domain of unknown function-domain containing protein), translated to MTMSSVEKKRLRDRRAQQNLRSKRSQQMAVLEKEVAHCREHHDDQGIQRLLQVITGLRKQNETLRSRQEHLKLLVSSWDASPAEISANMHGSSDQRSPGFIAIPREIMNNSDSSSNPIQSTRNNTPRADPSPSSLLVSGDSSHQQAPYPQTLAREPRTADTNLAWKQLPLHEDNFLNPQTISCAWFEYPERIALCPDSPSSPLDLLYGTNTNYLANMIYKATQRRPIRDPERLAVGWLCYHLARWIVSPSPATYANVPPFLRPVPDQLQIPHPMVLDNIPWPQVRVNLIRHWDMFRDMRDDLFGLFSCCVKVRWPWGESILERNSHNELCIKERFFETFMSETGWGITPEFMQRYPQLFAGVDLGAITCELVDKEF
- a CDS encoding transferrin receptor (leucine aminopeptidase 1), producing the protein MRFLPCIATLAATASALAIGDHVRSDDQYVLELAPGQTKVVTEAEKWALRAEGKRFFDITERASSLELASNKKQKLAVTYPDSVQHNETVQNLIKSLDKKNFETVLQPFSEFHNRYYKSDNGKKSSEWLQGKIQEIISASGAKGVTVEPFKHSFPQSSLIAKIPGKSDKTIVLGAHQDSINLDSPSEGRAPGADDDGSGVVTILEAFRVLLTDEKVAAGEAPNTVEFHFYAGEEGGLLGSQDIFEQYSQKSRDVKAMLQQDMTGYTKGTTDAGKPESIGIITDNVDENLTKFLKVIVDAYCTIPTVDSKCGYGCSDHASATKYGYPAAFAFESAFGDDSPYIHSADDTIETVNFDHVLQHGRLTLGFAYELAFADSL